One window from the genome of Candidatus Hydrogenedens sp. encodes:
- a CDS encoding 6-phospho-beta-glucosidase, giving the protein MKLAVIGGGSSYTPELVDGIFARKEKLLFDEIWLMDQNEERLSINHFFSERMAKKYGTKCRLYKTLEIDEAIKDARYVLTQIRVGQMQARINDERLGLKYGIIGQETTGIGGFACALRTIPVILEIAHKMEVLCPNAFLINFTNPAGINTEAVIKYSKIRTIGLCNVPIGIIMQIVKHLGGSPEDIELDYVGLNHLSWVRKFKKQGIDITDEVLRTFWEHAEEEWEDEPTRNNMLEAMRSLNMFCNYYLQYYYSTESVLNKLKSKEKTRGEEVLEIEQKLFEKYSNPNLKEKPEELSKRGGAHYSTAALMVMDAIETDSKSRQIVCCKNNGAIPTFDDDVSVEVSAIIDKDGAHPIPQPAPEPSIRGLMQLIKAYETLTVHSAVKGDKELAFQALLSHPLMPDAVGCRNLLNEVLEINKPYLIHFFNK; this is encoded by the coding sequence ATGAAATTAGCAGTAATAGGTGGTGGTAGTTCATACACTCCAGAATTAGTTGATGGAATTTTTGCAAGAAAAGAAAAACTATTATTTGACGAAATATGGTTGATGGACCAAAATGAAGAGAGGTTAAGTATAAACCATTTTTTTTCAGAGCGAATGGCAAAAAAATACGGAACGAAGTGTAGATTGTATAAGACATTAGAAATAGACGAGGCTATAAAAGATGCTCGCTATGTGCTAACCCAAATCCGTGTTGGACAAATGCAGGCACGAATAAATGATGAACGATTGGGGCTGAAATATGGAATTATTGGGCAGGAAACAACGGGCATAGGTGGATTTGCATGTGCATTAAGAACCATCCCTGTGATCCTTGAAATTGCACATAAAATGGAAGTGTTATGTCCGAATGCTTTTTTAATCAATTTTACAAACCCTGCTGGAATTAATACAGAGGCTGTTATTAAATACAGTAAGATACGGACAATAGGACTTTGCAATGTGCCTATTGGAATAATTATGCAAATTGTTAAACATTTAGGAGGGAGTCCTGAAGATATAGAATTAGATTATGTGGGATTAAATCATCTCTCATGGGTTCGTAAATTTAAGAAACAAGGAATTGATATTACTGATGAAGTCCTCCGAACATTTTGGGAGCATGCCGAAGAAGAGTGGGAAGATGAGCCAACACGAAACAATATGTTAGAAGCTATGAGAAGTCTGAATATGTTTTGCAATTATTACTTACAATATTATTATTCAACAGAATCTGTGTTGAATAAATTAAAGAGTAAAGAAAAAACGAGAGGAGAGGAAGTTTTAGAGATTGAGCAGAAGCTTTTTGAAAAATATTCCAATCCCAACTTGAAAGAAAAGCCAGAAGAATTAAGTAAACGAGGTGGTGCACATTATTCAACTGCGGCACTCATGGTAATGGATGCAATTGAAACGGATTCAAAATCTCGTCAAATCGTTTGTTGTAAGAATAATGGAGCAATTCCTACTTTTGATGATGATGTATCCGTCGAAGTATCTGCAATTATTGATAAAGATGGAGCACATCCTATTCCACAACCTGCTCCAGAACCTTCTATTCGTGGTCTTATGCAATTAATCAAGGCTTACGAAACCTTAACAGTACATTCCGCAGTAAAAGGTGATAAGGAATTAGCATTCCAGGCACTACTAAGTCATCCTCTTATGCCAGACGCCGTTGGTTGTAGAAATCTTTTAAATGAGGTATTAGAAATAAATAAACCTTATCTAATCCATTTTTTTAATAAATAA